GGAATTCTTCTATTCACCAATGTTCACTGCAAAACCGTAATTCAGCAGAAAGGGAGGCTGTTGCTATGAGAGAAAATCTGAACATACAGGTTTCATATTACACCATATTCCAGGAAGGAAAGAAATATgaaagatggagagagagagagagagagagagaggaagaatgGGGAGAAAATGAAAGAAAGGCTTAATGCATCACTCCACTTTCTTTTCCTCAAGTTCACATTAAATTTACTCTATTTTAAGTGTCCAACATGCATTACAAAcacttttttaaatacaaaaaccCTTTCATCTAATAGGAAGAGACTAAAGCCAGGATACAGAGTGTTCTAGAACATCTCTGTGGTGAAGACTGCAAACTTGAAATCTATCAGAAAGACAACACAGATGAGATCACGGTTTATGGAGACAGCATTGAAGGTTTGTATTGTCtttgtatttgcttgttttatatttaatgtatgttaaaaaaatattccacaAACACTATTATCAATCCCGTGAAATCACCAAATATCAAATTACATTTGAGTTTAACTGATCTTCATGAGAGTTAACTGAAATGCCCCCACCCCATAAAATAAGAAAAGTTAACACTTtattaaatatgattaaatatataaacataaatgtctgtctgcctgtctatctatcaGGCTTTTTAAAGCCAACATTAAAAGTTGATCTTTCTTTTCAagttaaaaaatacagttgaatttttttaaatttcaattaacaataattaatatgtgaatgttaaatattttccagTGCTCTGAACAATCAGACTAAACTCTCTAATTTTTGCATTTCATGAAGCTGATCCTGAAGGAATGGCTGGGAAGTTCAACAACGACAACATTACCGATAAGGTCGGCAACACTGAAAACTTCATCATGTAATCAAATACAGGATGAAAATGATAGAACACATATTCACATACAAAGGAAATTACACTTAAATCAAGTATGAAATAAGGAAGGGAAAAGGTAGCCTGGTGCATCTGCTATTGGGATTGTGCAGTGGTTTAATAATGCGTTACTCCCAGATTCCAGGCCATGTGAATAATACGCACCCTGTTAGGCCTCTGAATCAGAAACGCTATGTTTTGCCATGTGGTTTAGTTTAGGGTTAAGTTAGGGTGAGGTAAATCTGTAACTCATTATGAGTTAAATAGCTGTGCTGACAAATCAGATAAACACACCCTATGATGCTACACACAAACAATATTGGAACACGATGCTATTaaataggggtgtgacgagacgggtatctcacgagacgagactcgagattgagttcatgagacgagacaagatttttacacactatttttaagaaatcctcaatggcgaaatacatgactagaaaaaatattctgcaggtctatttgaaatgttttaactaatcatctcgtaatgaatgtcatttcagttatcagttcagttcagttcagttatcatatgcagtaaaagacaacaatactcaagtgctgtaaaaggttttaccaaaaactcaactgactgacttctcttctgtatgatttaagtctcttcagaccttgctgtacatgatttatgagctacaacttttgacctcctaactgaactcctttccacaaactgatcatagaaatgaaaacagtataaataaaaatgttaacactttacaataaggtctcatttattaactttaatgtattaacctacatcaactaacaatgagcaatatatttgctacagtatttattaatctttgtttatgttagttaataaaaatagtcattcattgttagttcatgatagttcacagtgcattaactaatgttaacaaatgaaaccttattgtttgtgcttaataagattatgAGAAACTGTTTCCATATTTTTATGGTAACTCTACAATAcgtgcaaccataatcacactctctcaatattcaaagtgcagaTAAGACCaattttttctttgatacagagctaagagatggttacaactacactgcccagcctaaaatagctttcatattgagagatctttgcattcatcagggagccacTTGCAAAATGCaggtattgaaatcgcgtttgaatacgcgcgcgtttactttcacttttagcgatcgcgcgtaactctgtaaatatggagcggcggcaaccgttatccaactgaattaaatgtttttttatttaactacAAAGCAAAACggcagtggaggcgtaatgtaaatgtagcggtggcatattctttcctaatcatcttAACACTCTGTCACGGCAACAACATCACGAGACTccttttcgcctcgacgagaaatctcgtcacatattagtctcgcgagatctcgtgccacgagatctcgtcacacccctactatTAAACTTACAACACTttccaggtaaaaaaaaaaaaaaaaaagctaatgcGTTGGTAATGGTTTATGTCTATAGGTGGAAGTCGATGAGGCGGTGTCTCGTATGGGCCAGCGCTCTAAAATTGTCTTGATCTCTCTTCTGATTGCGGGTTTGCTTCTTGCTGCTTTGCTAATAGCTGGATACTTTGTAAAGACTCATCGAGCGCAATCAAAAGGGCTACGACTGGTGAGTGTGACTGTCTAATCACATACCAAATTAATCAAAactaatatacagtataattaATGTCTCTTGTCTCCATCAAGGCTGAGGACTCCTTCCAAGTGGATCAAGATAACCAAGGCAACACACTGCTGTCTGTGGCTCCTCTGCCTCAACAGGAGCCTTTGGACAAGCCCATCATCAATGGAGAGTCTCCAGACTCACCCCCCACCAATGGACACTCCGCCACCCAGACACAGGTGGTCGATACTTCGATGTAAGAGCCTCGAGTCAACATCAATCCCATGACCAACATGAGTCAACAAATGCGATGGGTTATCATACACAACAACATTAGGTGTGATGAAAACTACGACTGAGGTGATGCTGAGAGAAACAATGATGAAAGTATGAGAAATCTGTTACGTGAGAAGACTGGGCAGCCTTTTGGCATATGAGTAATAACGCTTCAGAAACAACATCTATTATATACAAACATCAAACATTTACACTTTCAAGTATGTTTTAACTCCAACAGTGCATTCTTTAGAGATCTTCCATGCCAAAGCTTCTCTTAAGGAATTTGTAAACTGTAAAATGATTAATAAGATTTGTGTTATACGTTTACATGAGCCAAAATCTCAGTTATCCATTTTCAGTATGGAACACATTCTCAAGTCTACAACTGCTGCAGTAGTAatggatagttcatccaaaaatgaataatctgtcatcatttactcaccctcaagtggttccaaacctgtatgaatttctttcctctgctgaacacaaaagaagatattttgaaaaata
Above is a genomic segment from Chanodichthys erythropterus isolate Z2021 chromosome 21, ASM2448905v1, whole genome shotgun sequence containing:
- the si:ch211-286o17.1 gene encoding hematopoietic progenitor cell antigen CD34, with the translated sequence MLQDRWLRMATQRKCHKSSDVAFLVCIFAVLFQAVICEERVSRGDGDLVTPTVKVHGKETPGVDSETTQPTQPDTQTPDQTHTNPPEKNSVTSKGNVVCVDKIPVHYKYDVLLKLKASSTCEETKARIQSVLEHLCGEDCKLEIYQKDNTDEITVYGDSIEADPEGMAGKFNNDNITDKVEVDEAVSRMGQRSKIVLISLLIAGLLLAALLIAGYFVKTHRAQSKGLRLAEDSFQVDQDNQGNTLLSVAPLPQQEPLDKPIINGESPDSPPTNGHSATQTQVVDTSM